A portion of the Candidatus Poribacteria bacterium genome contains these proteins:
- a CDS encoding CoA-acylating methylmalonate-semialdehyde dehydrogenase, which yields MPDVQTSLPNYIDRTWQQSAADELLDVTNPATGEVLAQVPLSPAEEVDQAATAAAAALQEWRRTPPVQRIQYLFALKNLLEENLDDIARTITLECGKTLDEAKGEMRRAIENVEVACGIPTLMQGTNLEDIASGIDEFMIRQPVGVCAAIAPFNFPGMITFWFLPYAIACGNTYIVKPSEKVPLTMQKVFQLLEQTGLPKGVVNLVNGGRETVDAILTHPEIRAISFVGATATAKAIYAKAAANGKRVQCQGGAKNPLIVLPDADPQFTVNATAESAFGCAGQRCLAASLTLTVGEARGWFTEAIADTATDRVVGNGLEEGVEMGPVITAESKSRIEGLIQAGVDEGAQLLVDGRYPSISGGENGNFIRPTVLNDLNPEGEIARTEIFGPVLGLIHVETIDDAIALINGGSYGNMACLFTSSGASARKFRYEAEIGNIGINIGVAAPMAFFPFSGWKDSFFGDLHGQSWDAVDFFTQKKVVVERWA from the coding sequence ATGCCTGACGTACAAACGTCACTGCCGAATTATATTGATCGTACATGGCAACAATCAGCAGCAGATGAACTGCTTGACGTTACGAATCCAGCAACTGGTGAGGTGCTCGCCCAAGTGCCACTTTCGCCTGCTGAGGAGGTCGATCAGGCCGCGACAGCTGCCGCTGCTGCGCTCCAAGAATGGCGACGGACACCACCCGTCCAACGCATTCAATACCTGTTTGCCTTGAAGAACTTGTTAGAAGAGAATTTGGACGATATAGCGAGAACGATTACATTGGAGTGTGGCAAGACGCTTGACGAGGCAAAAGGTGAGATGCGGCGTGCCATCGAGAATGTTGAGGTCGCCTGTGGTATTCCTACGCTCATGCAAGGCACAAACTTAGAGGATATCGCAAGCGGCATTGATGAGTTTATGATTCGTCAACCTGTTGGTGTCTGTGCTGCGATTGCCCCTTTCAACTTTCCTGGAATGATTACCTTCTGGTTTCTACCTTATGCGATTGCTTGTGGCAACACCTACATCGTCAAACCCTCCGAAAAAGTACCGCTCACGATGCAGAAGGTATTTCAACTGCTGGAACAGACGGGACTCCCCAAAGGTGTTGTGAACCTCGTTAATGGTGGCAGGGAGACTGTAGATGCGATCCTAACGCATCCGGAGATCCGAGCCATCAGTTTTGTCGGCGCGACTGCAACTGCAAAAGCCATCTATGCGAAAGCTGCTGCAAACGGTAAACGCGTCCAGTGTCAAGGTGGCGCGAAAAATCCGTTGATTGTCCTTCCAGATGCTGACCCGCAGTTTACTGTCAATGCTACGGCTGAAAGTGCGTTCGGGTGTGCTGGACAGCGGTGCCTTGCGGCATCTCTTACGCTTACTGTTGGTGAGGCGCGTGGCTGGTTCACAGAAGCCATCGCTGATACTGCCACCGATCGGGTCGTCGGAAACGGATTGGAGGAAGGGGTCGAAATGGGTCCCGTCATCACTGCTGAGAGCAAGAGCCGAATTGAAGGGCTGATTCAGGCAGGTGTAGATGAAGGGGCGCAACTCCTTGTTGATGGTAGGTATCCGAGCATCTCCGGTGGTGAAAACGGTAATTTCATTCGTCCCACGGTGCTCAACGACCTCAATCCGGAAGGCGAGATTGCCAGAACCGAAATTTTCGGACCCGTCTTAGGGCTCATCCATGTTGAGACGATTGATGATGCAATCGCGCTTATCAATGGCGGAAGTTACGGCAATATGGCGTGTCTTTTTACGAGTAGTGGTGCGTCTGCTCGAAAGTTCCGTTATGAGGCAGAGATCGGCAATATCGGCATTAACATCGGGGTCGCTGCACCGATGGCATTTTTCCCTTTCAGTGGTTGGAAGGATAGTTTCTTCGGTGATCTCCACGGTCAGAGTTGGGATGCTGTGGATTTCTTTACCCAGAAGAAGGTTGTCGTTGAACGTTGGGCGTAA